One part of the Bacteroidia bacterium genome encodes these proteins:
- a CDS encoding S41 family peptidase — MQILSTRIAQILCALFFVFLPLFSISQDINPYEKNLHRFDEMMYVLTSKWVDNEEKAWKEYLQALKKEGFEFKENPSHSLQYFHDSVSLEKGIQLKSYITSSGKEWAYVLSADNTEEMVTQYKAYQGVWTRNREKGIRGIGENASRGANRKFGQYIMYHTGETLSSIFAFVLRDNKMMVVGMQLDFPVQEKYDELSHEKRIKVRDKYERFQILLDKFSDSFIHPDSWLKKPLRGKQLTAEQRLYGFTQFWTEVKYNFAFFDQVPDLDWDKVLYEYLPIIQQDQSNEEYFRTLKLICAKLGDGHTNIYPPREELDWPGIQLKNFGGKAYVVNVKKDFAEEIPLGTEVLSVAGISTDTYLKEKIFPYISSSTDHIRYNWGIRDMLDGKKGTEVMLALKLPDGKLREKKMIRNKELGGDWVKGRDQWQLFNLTITEDNFAHVKLNSFGRENIIEEFEKRLDSIKACKGVIIDLRGNGGGSSTIGYAILNHFTKKPYKGSLSRTRDHRAAHKAWGKFVDADTPLEDLSEFDQRSRLTFKGEYWHEFELSEYQSDVEEIIDLPVVVLIGNNTASAAEDFLVALDQVGIAKLIGSPTFGSTGQPLMMDLPGGGSARICTKRDTYPDGREFVGYGIQPDYKVEQSVEDYLTEKDVVLTYAVDFLKKNPGFAKDKK, encoded by the coding sequence ATGCAAATCTTGTCAACACGAATTGCACAAATCCTTTGTGCCTTATTTTTTGTTTTCCTCCCACTTTTCTCGATTTCTCAGGATATAAATCCCTACGAAAAGAACCTGCATCGATTCGATGAAATGATGTATGTCCTGACCTCAAAGTGGGTAGATAATGAGGAGAAAGCCTGGAAAGAATATCTACAAGCTTTGAAGAAGGAAGGTTTTGAGTTCAAAGAAAACCCCTCCCATTCCTTACAATATTTTCATGATTCTGTTAGCCTGGAAAAGGGGATCCAGCTGAAAAGCTATATCACCTCATCAGGAAAAGAATGGGCCTATGTCCTTTCAGCAGATAATACAGAAGAGATGGTTACTCAATATAAAGCCTATCAAGGTGTGTGGACCCGCAATAGAGAGAAAGGGATAAGGGGAATCGGGGAAAATGCATCCCGTGGAGCGAACAGGAAGTTCGGACAATATATTATGTATCACACGGGAGAAACCCTATCCAGTATTTTTGCTTTTGTCCTGCGCGACAATAAAATGATGGTAGTAGGCATGCAACTCGATTTTCCGGTTCAGGAAAAGTATGACGAACTCAGTCATGAAAAGCGCATAAAAGTCAGAGATAAATATGAGCGCTTTCAAATCCTGTTGGATAAGTTTTCTGATAGTTTTATTCATCCGGATTCATGGCTTAAAAAGCCCCTGAGAGGAAAGCAATTGACAGCCGAACAAAGACTCTATGGATTTACCCAATTCTGGACAGAGGTAAAGTACAATTTTGCCTTTTTCGATCAGGTCCCGGACCTGGATTGGGATAAAGTCCTCTACGAATATTTGCCCATCATCCAGCAAGACCAAAGCAATGAGGAATATTTCAGAACCCTCAAACTGATCTGCGCGAAACTCGGAGATGGACACACCAATATTTATCCCCCAAGAGAAGAGCTTGATTGGCCCGGCATACAGTTGAAAAATTTTGGAGGGAAAGCTTATGTTGTCAATGTGAAAAAAGACTTTGCGGAGGAAATCCCTCTGGGAACAGAAGTCCTTTCTGTGGCGGGAATTTCAACCGATACCTACCTGAAAGAAAAGATTTTCCCCTACATCAGTTCCTCTACCGATCACATCCGATACAATTGGGGGATACGGGATATGCTGGATGGGAAAAAAGGGACAGAAGTGATGCTAGCGCTAAAATTGCCGGACGGAAAATTGAGGGAGAAAAAAATGATTCGGAATAAGGAATTAGGAGGAGACTGGGTAAAAGGAAGGGACCAATGGCAATTATTCAACTTAACCATTACGGAGGATAATTTCGCCCATGTCAAACTCAATAGCTTCGGGCGTGAAAATATTATAGAGGAGTTTGAGAAAAGGCTGGATAGCATCAAAGCCTGTAAAGGCGTGATCATTGACCTGAGGGGAAATGGAGGGGGAAGTTCAACGATTGGCTATGCGATCCTCAATCATTTTACAAAAAAGCCCTATAAAGGCTCTCTTTCTCGGACCCGAGACCATAGAGCGGCTCACAAAGCCTGGGGCAAATTTGTCGATGCAGATACGCCTTTGGAAGATTTGAGTGAATTCGACCAAAGATCAAGGCTTACTTTCAAAGGAGAATACTGGCATGAATTCGAGTTAAGTGAATATCAATCTGATGTCGAAGAAATCATCGACTTGCCCGTGGTGGTATTGATAGGCAATAATACGGCTTCTGCTGCTGAAGACTTTTTGGTGGCTTTGGATCAGGTAGGAATCGCCAAACTCATTGGTTCCCCTACTTTTGGGAGTACCGGCCAGCCTTTAATGATGGATTTGCCCGGAGGAGGAAGCGCTCGTATCTGTACCAAAAGAGATACTTATCCGGATGGGCGGGAGTTTGTAGGCTATGGGATTCAGCCTGATTATAAAGTTGAACAGAGCGTTGAGGATTACCTGACAGAAAAAGATGTGGTGCTCACATATGCGGTCGATTTTCTAAAGAAAAATCCAGGCTTTGCCAAAGACAAAAAATAA
- a CDS encoding MBL fold metallo-hydrolase yields MKRFLLILATLLFLSGEIFSQKTDKLDFVYVGNMGVLISNGKQSLAIDAFHVFYNEAYLNPSPEQVRSLMQGHFQNYPAVEMALFTHVHGDHYYKGYGADFVELNEKNWLVAANQSCQEAREILMGKGSGQIKEVPYDHSELLLEKGDIKVKAFRLDHANPSRHSGTQNVAYIATVGGCKSLHVGDTEWDAVENIFPRHKVLEEKIDVAILPYWMLLYDDPLGHVKKYINPRKIIATHIPPDLSDSDAEKMKELFPGIVLFQKIGEDKLSW; encoded by the coding sequence ATGAAAAGATTTCTCCTGATTTTAGCGACACTTCTTTTTCTTTCGGGAGAAATCTTTTCCCAAAAAACCGACAAACTCGACTTTGTTTATGTCGGTAATATGGGCGTTTTGATCAGCAATGGAAAACAAAGTCTGGCTATAGATGCCTTCCATGTTTTCTACAATGAAGCTTATCTAAATCCTTCTCCCGAACAGGTGCGAAGCTTGATGCAAGGTCATTTTCAAAATTATCCGGCAGTCGAAATGGCACTTTTTACCCATGTGCATGGAGATCATTATTACAAAGGATACGGAGCGGACTTTGTTGAGCTAAATGAAAAAAACTGGTTGGTGGCAGCTAATCAAAGTTGTCAGGAAGCGCGCGAAATCCTAATGGGAAAAGGGAGTGGGCAAATCAAAGAGGTGCCTTATGATCATTCCGAACTCTTGCTGGAGAAAGGAGATATCAAAGTAAAAGCCTTTCGACTGGACCACGCTAATCCTTCCCGACATAGTGGGACCCAAAATGTAGCTTATATAGCTACAGTAGGAGGCTGCAAGTCCTTACATGTAGGAGATACGGAATGGGATGCAGTCGAAAATATTTTTCCCCGACATAAAGTTTTAGAAGAAAAAATCGATGTGGCAATTCTTCCTTATTGGATGCTGCTCTACGATGATCCCCTTGGGCATGTGAAAAAATACATCAATCCCCGCAAAATTATCGCCACCCATATTCCTCCCGATCTCTCTGATTCAGATGCAGAAAAGATGAAAGAGCTCTTTCCGGGGATTGTATTATTTCAGAAAATAGGAGAGGACAAATTATCCTGGTAG
- a CDS encoding acyl-CoA dehydrogenase family protein — protein sequence MALILSEEEKMLKSSAKEFLAERAPVEALRRLRDSQDNYGYDRSLWREMAEMGWTALTIDEAYGGLGFGYVGLGQIMEECGRTLAASPMVSTALLGTTVISLGGSEAQKQSLLPEIMEGNMITALAFEEKNSHRPFDVSTTAEKSGEGYRISGKKVFVLDGHVADKLIVSAIADGELSLFIVDAKASGISIERKFMMDSRNAATVSLEGVEVKADDRVGGKDVLEKSLDIARICLSAEMVGSMQEAFDRTIAYLKERQQFGVPIGSFQALQHRAAHMFSEIELCKAMTLKCLQAIDKEDKHLAAKASMLKAKVGEVLKLVSNEGVQMFGGIGVTDDEEIGFFMKRARVAQQTFGDYNYHLDRFASINGF from the coding sequence ATGGCTTTAATACTAAGCGAAGAAGAAAAAATGCTCAAATCCTCCGCGAAGGAGTTTTTGGCAGAAAGAGCTCCGGTGGAAGCTTTGCGCCGATTGAGAGATAGCCAGGATAATTATGGCTATGATCGTAGCCTGTGGAGGGAAATGGCTGAAATGGGCTGGACCGCTCTAACGATAGATGAAGCCTATGGAGGGCTGGGTTTTGGCTATGTAGGCCTCGGACAAATCATGGAGGAATGTGGCCGCACCCTGGCAGCTTCTCCTATGGTTTCTACCGCCTTATTGGGAACTACCGTTATCTCTTTGGGAGGAAGTGAAGCACAAAAGCAGAGTTTACTCCCCGAGATCATGGAAGGCAATATGATTACCGCTCTGGCTTTCGAAGAAAAAAATTCACACAGACCTTTTGATGTATCTACTACTGCTGAAAAGTCTGGAGAGGGCTACAGGATCAGTGGGAAAAAAGTCTTTGTTCTGGATGGTCATGTTGCAGATAAGCTCATCGTATCAGCTATTGCCGATGGAGAGCTAAGTCTTTTCATTGTAGATGCTAAAGCTTCCGGAATCAGCATAGAGCGTAAGTTCATGATGGATAGCCGAAATGCTGCGACGGTAAGCCTTGAGGGAGTAGAAGTAAAAGCAGATGATAGAGTAGGAGGGAAGGACGTTCTGGAGAAAAGTCTGGACATCGCGCGTATCTGCCTTTCGGCTGAGATGGTAGGCTCTATGCAAGAGGCTTTTGATCGGACAATTGCCTACCTGAAAGAGCGTCAGCAATTTGGGGTGCCGATTGGAAGCTTTCAGGCACTACAACACAGAGCGGCTCATATGTTTAGTGAAATTGAACTTTGCAAGGCGATGACTTTGAAGTGCCTGCAAGCCATTGATAAAGAAGATAAACATCTGGCAGCAAAAGCCAGTATGCTCAAAGCCAAAGTAGGGGAGGTCCTCAAATTGGTGAGCAATGAAGGCGTGCAGATGTTTGGAGGAATCGGGGTAACCGATGATGAGGAAATAGGCTTCTTTATGAAGCGTGCCCGTGTTGCCCAGCAAACCTTCGGGGACTATAATTACCACCTCGATCGCTTTGCCAGCATAAATGGATTCTAG
- a CDS encoding transposase: MDNNVYGIDIAKKSFEVVCLNDSGKSWVKSYSNTASGHCKFIEVLSQGDLCVMEASGPYYLSLAFSLHQHGIKLSVVNPLVIRRYSQMQLRRTKTDQQDARLIAQYGRDHRSFIKLWQPPAAIFLRLQQFLTSINLFQKQLQMLRNQLEAMDQVPIVDPLVRSQQLYLIEQLQASIKRLEQQMLSLSKEHCSQSYQSLMSIPGIGPKTACLLICITHDFSRFESAKQLVAYLGLCPRIFTSGSSVKGKERIVKMGQALARKYLYMGAFSAMKVNPLCQSMVENMKQKGKHHKVIRVAVAHKLLRQAFAVAKNRTQFNPNFI, encoded by the coding sequence ATGGATAATAACGTATATGGAATCGACATTGCCAAAAAAAGCTTTGAAGTAGTCTGTCTTAATGATAGTGGGAAAAGCTGGGTAAAAAGCTATTCCAATACTGCTTCGGGCCATTGTAAATTTATCGAAGTCCTCTCTCAAGGAGATCTCTGTGTCATGGAAGCAAGTGGTCCCTATTATTTATCCCTGGCCTTTAGTTTACATCAGCATGGGATTAAACTAAGTGTAGTTAATCCCCTGGTCATTCGCCGCTACAGTCAGATGCAATTAAGGCGAACCAAGACCGATCAGCAAGACGCGCGCTTAATTGCTCAATATGGACGGGATCACCGAAGCTTTATTAAGCTCTGGCAGCCTCCAGCGGCTATTTTTCTCCGCTTACAGCAGTTTTTGACTAGCATTAACCTATTTCAAAAACAGCTCCAGATGCTTCGTAATCAGCTCGAGGCTATGGATCAAGTTCCTATTGTGGATCCTTTGGTGAGAAGTCAGCAGCTTTATCTGATCGAACAGCTACAAGCTTCGATCAAGCGGCTGGAGCAACAGATGCTCAGCCTTAGTAAAGAGCATTGTTCACAAAGCTATCAGTCGCTTATGAGCATCCCAGGTATAGGACCTAAGACCGCTTGTTTGTTGATCTGTATTACCCATGACTTTAGCCGATTTGAGTCTGCCAAACAATTGGTCGCTTATTTGGGATTATGTCCTCGTATTTTCACATCGGGTAGCTCAGTAAAGGGAAAGGAGAGGATCGTAAAAATGGGGCAGGCCTTGGCAAGAAAGTATCTCTATATGGGAGCCTTTTCCGCGATGAAAGTAAATCCTCTTTGTCAATCTATGGTAGAAAACATGAAGCAAAAGGGTAAACATCATAAAGTCATTAGAGTTGCGGTTGCTCATAAACTCTTAAGACAGGCTTTTGCTGTAGCTAAAAATAGAACTCAATTTAATCCCAATTTTATTTGA
- a CDS encoding DUF1761 domain-containing protein — protein MDTVQAFSPSILGILLAALSSFIIGGLWYSPALFGKSWMKLNGFKEEDLKPQARIFISTFIIQLLGALCLAFFLGKSDLMFSAIVGLQVGLLWVAGGMGVTYLFERKPLKLWLINGGYHIITFILMATIIAAFQSAP, from the coding sequence ATGGACACTGTACAAGCATTTTCTCCAAGTATTTTGGGCATCCTACTCGCTGCCCTTTCTTCTTTCATCATTGGTGGTTTATGGTATTCGCCTGCCTTATTCGGGAAATCCTGGATGAAGCTCAATGGCTTTAAAGAAGAGGACCTAAAACCTCAGGCTCGCATTTTTATCTCCACTTTTATTATACAATTACTAGGAGCTCTTTGTCTGGCTTTTTTTCTGGGGAAATCGGACCTTATGTTTAGTGCCATAGTCGGATTGCAGGTGGGCTTATTATGGGTAGCTGGAGGAATGGGAGTAACCTATCTCTTCGAAAGAAAACCCTTAAAGCTCTGGCTGATTAATGGAGGCTATCATATTATCACTTTTATCCTTATGGCTACGATAATCGCAGCATTTCAGTCCGCTCCCTAG
- a CDS encoding DsbA family protein: MEEKANKLIYVGDPMCSWCYGFGPELEKVLATFPQLDFQLVLGGLRPNGTETMSELGNFLREHWDHVEARSGQEFSYDILEQGDFIYDTEPACRGVETARTLKPEVALDFYHAVQKAFYKENKDTGKVETYLEIAEQFELDTTLFKKLFESEEMKENTKADFQLAAGMGIRGFPSMVAQKEDQYYLLSRGYRSGEDMIKDLEGLYAQV, translated from the coding sequence ATGGAAGAGAAGGCAAATAAATTGATATATGTAGGAGACCCCATGTGCTCCTGGTGTTATGGCTTTGGGCCGGAATTGGAGAAAGTGCTGGCAACATTTCCTCAATTGGATTTTCAACTGGTCCTGGGAGGCCTACGTCCTAATGGAACTGAAACCATGTCTGAACTCGGAAATTTCCTTCGGGAACATTGGGATCATGTGGAAGCGAGAAGTGGACAGGAGTTTTCTTATGATATTCTCGAACAGGGAGATTTCATTTATGATACAGAACCTGCATGCAGAGGAGTGGAAACCGCTCGTACCTTAAAGCCTGAAGTAGCCCTGGATTTTTATCATGCCGTTCAAAAGGCCTTTTACAAGGAAAATAAAGATACCGGCAAGGTCGAAACCTATCTGGAAATAGCTGAGCAATTTGAACTGGACACAACTCTTTTCAAAAAGCTCTTTGAGTCAGAGGAAATGAAGGAGAACACCAAAGCAGATTTCCAATTGGCAGCAGGTATGGGCATCCGAGGATTTCCCAGTATGGTCGCACAAAAAGAGGATCAATATTATCTATTGAGCAGAGGCTATCGAAGCGGGGAAGATATGATCAAAGATTTGGAAGGCTTGTATGCGCAGGTCTGA
- a CDS encoding alpha/beta hydrolase — protein sequence MLKKLITPKSVGSFLNFLALIWPSKTGAISFRLFCTPQKGRSYTSKDERFLSKAKQEKIALSDFEIQTYEWEGSGKKILLAHGWDSNAARWRGLIPVLQRENYSILALDAPAHGRSGSKLANGVIYAEAIGKVIEKHKPDYVLGHSFGGMAAAFYFADPTVPSVEKLILMGTPSRLSTIMENFNEVLGLNERSQKATARIFEEKIGFPIEFFAVERYIKEAKISGLVMHDVGDPVAPFSQAIAIQENWANSTFYQTEGLGHSMQAGSVFKRIIAELKGRG from the coding sequence ATGCTCAAAAAGCTCATTACTCCCAAAAGTGTCGGAAGCTTCCTCAATTTTTTAGCTTTGATTTGGCCCTCAAAAACAGGGGCTATTTCCTTCCGCTTATTCTGTACTCCTCAGAAAGGGCGTAGCTATACGAGCAAAGATGAACGCTTTCTTTCGAAAGCAAAACAGGAGAAAATAGCCTTGTCAGATTTCGAAATCCAGACCTATGAATGGGAAGGAAGTGGCAAGAAAATCCTGCTGGCCCATGGTTGGGACTCTAATGCAGCCCGCTGGAGAGGCCTGATACCCGTTTTACAAAGAGAAAATTATAGCATACTTGCTTTGGATGCACCTGCGCATGGAAGATCAGGTTCCAAGCTGGCAAATGGAGTGATCTATGCGGAGGCGATTGGCAAAGTGATAGAGAAACATAAGCCCGACTATGTTTTGGGGCATTCGTTCGGAGGTATGGCCGCTGCATTTTACTTTGCTGATCCCACTGTTCCGTCAGTGGAAAAATTGATTCTGATGGGTACTCCTTCTCGCCTGTCTACAATTATGGAAAACTTTAATGAGGTGCTTGGGCTAAATGAAAGAAGCCAAAAGGCTACTGCCCGGATTTTCGAAGAAAAGATAGGTTTCCCGATTGAATTTTTTGCGGTAGAGAGATATATCAAAGAAGCGAAAATATCCGGCCTGGTCATGCATGATGTCGGCGATCCGGTTGCCCCTTTTTCTCAAGCCATAGCAATTCAGGAAAACTGGGCGAACTCAACTTTTTATCAAACAGAAGGATTGGGCCATAGCATGCAGGCAGGAAGCGTATTTAAGCGGATTATTGCTGAGTTAAAAGGAAGGGGATAA
- a CDS encoding helix-turn-helix domain-containing protein: MELIYKFGAYHGIFLGIILFNYQREGKTISNRILGTVILFFSLCLLEWLSYSTGFAEEYPHVFLASNPLLYAIAPLLYLYVESYLDRAFRFDGKALALSLAPGLLYMLFASPFYFSSADEKLQIIQQGKLLEYIIGGETWSLFYVLLVVGFCVYSLKRLGKLEESDPPGAARRIWLKRIIWAYILFALLGFADWGIAQYFPALNVPRGLITLSIQTLIIHATAYLAIINPQALLSFEQDFIQKKEEKYQKSQLDEGKSQLLTEEIRNILKDKDIYLDMDLSPAYFAQKLGISKHQLSQLLNQKMETSFSDLINSYRIEEAKRLIREEGNEKLKLLHLAFDSGFNNKTTFLRNFKKFAGMTPALYRESLKK, from the coding sequence ATGGAACTGATTTACAAGTTTGGCGCGTATCATGGCATCTTTCTGGGAATTATCCTCTTCAATTATCAGAGGGAAGGGAAAACAATCTCTAATCGTATCCTGGGGACTGTAATCTTGTTCTTCTCTTTGTGCCTGCTCGAATGGCTTTCGTATTCAACAGGTTTTGCCGAAGAATATCCGCATGTCTTTCTGGCCAGCAATCCCTTATTGTACGCCATAGCTCCCTTACTTTATCTCTATGTAGAAAGTTATCTGGATCGAGCATTTCGATTTGATGGGAAGGCCCTTGCTTTGTCTTTGGCTCCCGGCTTACTTTATATGCTTTTTGCATCTCCTTTTTATTTTTCTTCAGCAGATGAAAAGCTGCAAATTATCCAGCAGGGGAAATTGTTGGAATATATTATCGGAGGCGAAACCTGGTCTTTATTTTATGTTTTGCTGGTAGTGGGCTTTTGTGTGTATAGCTTGAAACGTTTAGGAAAATTGGAGGAAAGTGATCCTCCGGGAGCTGCGAGAAGGATTTGGTTGAAACGCATTATCTGGGCCTACATTCTTTTTGCACTATTAGGCTTTGCTGACTGGGGGATTGCTCAATACTTTCCAGCCTTAAATGTTCCGCGAGGCCTGATCACTTTGAGTATACAAACCCTGATTATCCATGCCACGGCATATTTAGCCATAATAAATCCTCAGGCCCTGCTATCGTTTGAGCAGGACTTTATCCAGAAAAAAGAAGAGAAGTATCAAAAATCTCAGCTGGATGAAGGGAAATCCCAGCTACTTACAGAAGAAATTCGAAACATCCTCAAGGATAAGGATATCTACCTGGACATGGATCTATCTCCCGCATACTTTGCCCAAAAACTAGGGATAAGTAAGCACCAACTGTCCCAGCTACTCAATCAAAAGATGGAAACATCTTTTTCTGACCTCATCAATTCCTATCGGATTGAAGAGGCCAAAAGGCTTATTCGGGAAGAAGGAAATGAAAAATTGAAGCTCTTGCATCTTGCCTTTGATTCCGGCTTTAATAATAAGACCACCTTTCTCCGCAATTTTAAAAAATTTGCAGGCATGACACCCGCCCTTTACAGAGAGAGCCTGAAAAAATAA
- a CDS encoding acyl-CoA dehydrogenase family protein produces the protein MNPTIAGDLTAFRAETHAWLDENCPQSQRAPVKNGFEDIFAGGRNPHFHNEDQKVWFERMRDKGWTAPTWPKAYGGGGLSPQENKVLEEEMAKLGCRKPLWSFGLMMLGPALLHYGSEEQKQKYIREIVNGEIWWSQGYSEPGSGSDLASLKTSAVDMGDHYVVNGQKVWTSYADKSDMIFCLVRTDQEAPKHSGISFLLIDMRWEGVSTRPIKLISGKSPFCETFFDNVKVPKENIVGEVNQGWSIAKNLLTHERTSIGSLFSNIFPIHEFAKEKVGLESGKLADPVLRTEVARLMIDSLGLKYAIEQTIDEAKAGQQPGAKSSYFKYTGSELNKTRNELMVALAGYEGLHWGEDIKEGKIARDMCRTKGNSIEGGTSEIQLNVIAKRVLGLPTFKG, from the coding sequence ATGAATCCTACTATTGCGGGCGATCTAACTGCTTTTCGTGCAGAAACCCATGCCTGGCTGGATGAAAACTGTCCACAGAGTCAGCGTGCACCAGTAAAGAATGGCTTCGAAGATATTTTTGCCGGGGGACGTAATCCCCATTTCCATAATGAAGACCAGAAAGTCTGGTTCGAACGCATGCGAGATAAAGGCTGGACTGCTCCGACCTGGCCCAAAGCCTATGGAGGTGGAGGTTTGAGTCCTCAGGAAAATAAAGTGCTGGAGGAAGAAATGGCTAAACTGGGTTGTCGTAAACCTTTGTGGAGCTTTGGCCTGATGATGTTGGGGCCGGCACTTCTGCATTATGGATCAGAAGAGCAAAAGCAAAAATACATCCGTGAGATTGTAAACGGAGAGATCTGGTGGAGTCAGGGATATAGTGAGCCGGGATCAGGAAGTGATTTGGCTTCTCTCAAGACCAGTGCGGTCGATATGGGAGATCATTATGTAGTAAATGGTCAGAAAGTATGGACTTCTTATGCGGATAAATCAGATATGATTTTCTGTCTGGTAAGGACTGATCAGGAAGCACCCAAACATTCCGGCATTTCCTTTTTGCTTATCGATATGAGATGGGAAGGAGTAAGTACCCGTCCGATCAAATTGATTTCCGGCAAATCTCCATTCTGTGAGACCTTTTTCGATAATGTAAAAGTGCCTAAAGAGAACATTGTAGGGGAAGTAAATCAGGGTTGGAGCATTGCCAAAAACCTGCTTACCCATGAAAGGACTTCTATTGGTTCACTCTTTAGCAATATTTTCCCCATCCATGAATTTGCCAAAGAAAAAGTTGGTCTGGAGAGTGGAAAACTGGCTGATCCGGTTTTGAGAACAGAAGTAGCGCGATTGATGATCGACTCTCTGGGCTTAAAATATGCGATTGAGCAAACCATAGATGAAGCAAAGGCGGGTCAGCAACCCGGAGCCAAGTCTTCCTATTTCAAATACACAGGTTCGGAATTGAATAAGACCCGAAACGAACTCATGGTAGCTTTAGCGGGCTATGAAGGTTTGCATTGGGGAGAAGATATCAAAGAAGGCAAGATCGCGCGTGATATGTGTCGTACCAAAGGAAACTCCATCGAGGGAGGAACTTCTGAGATTCAATTGAACGTCATTGCCAAGCGTGTACTTGGACTACCCACATTTAAAGGATAA
- a CDS encoding sigma-70 family RNA polymerase sigma factor has translation MDKEAEHIFLQTLEKEKDRIFRICNTYADDAEDARDLFQEVVYNFWKTLPNFQGKSSISTWLYRIAINVCLKQKARKRIETIRHVEVENFEERVQASPHLEALYLAIKKLDKVDRALIMLYLEELPYKEISQITGLTENHIAVKMKRIREKLSRHIKAFI, from the coding sequence ATGGATAAAGAGGCAGAACATATATTTCTTCAAACACTGGAAAAAGAGAAGGATCGCATCTTTCGAATCTGTAATACCTATGCGGATGATGCTGAGGATGCCCGAGATCTCTTTCAGGAAGTAGTATATAATTTCTGGAAAACTCTCCCCAATTTTCAAGGAAAGTCCAGCATATCAACCTGGCTATACCGAATTGCCATCAATGTCTGTCTCAAGCAAAAAGCCCGCAAGCGAATTGAAACCATTCGCCATGTGGAAGTAGAGAATTTTGAGGAACGTGTACAGGCAAGTCCACATTTGGAAGCCCTTTACCTGGCGATAAAGAAATTGGATAAGGTGGATCGTGCATTGATCATGCTTTATTTAGAGGAATTGCCCTATAAGGAAATTTCTCAAATCACAGGGCTCACAGAAAACCACATTGCGGTAAAAATGAAAAGAATTCGAGAAAAGTTATCCAGACATATCAAAGCTTTTATATGA